The Thermoflexus sp. region GAGTGGGGGTGATCCTGGGAACCGGGATCGGGGGGATCGGCGCGCTGGTCCAGGGCGTGGAAACCCTGATGACCCGCGGCCCGGATCGGATCAGCCCCTTCATGGTGCCGATGATGCTGGCGGATACCGCGCCGGGCCTGATCGCCATCGCGTATGGGTTCCGAGGTCCCAATATGGCGGTGGTCACCGCATGCGCCAGCGGGACCAACGCCATTGGGGAGGCGATGCATCTGATCCGGCGGGGGGATGCGGATGTAGTCCTTGCGGGCGGCGCGGAGGCGGGGATCCTGCCGATCTCGGTGGCCGCCTTCAATGTGATGGGGGCCATCTCCACACGGAATGAGGAGCCGGAGCGGGCCTCCCGCCCCTTCGATCGGACCCGGGACGGTTTCGTGATGGGGGAGGGGGCGGGGATCCTGGTGCTGGAGCGGCTGGAGCATGCCCGGGCGCGGGGCGCGCGGATCTATGCGGAGGTCGTGGGGTATGGCACCTCGGCGGATGCTTATCACATCACAGCGCCGCTGGAGAACGGGGAGGGGGCAGCGCTGGCCATGCGCCGGGCCCTGGCCGACGCGGGTCTCTCGCCGCGGGATGTGGACTATATCAACGCCCACGGCACCAGCACGCCCCTCAATGATAAAAGCGAGACCCAGGCCATCAAGGCGGTGTTTGGGGAAGCCGCCTATGATGTGCCCATCTCCTCCACGAAGTCCATGATCGGGCATTTGCTGGGCGCCGCGGGGGCCGTCGAGGCCATCGTCTGCATCCGGGCCATCACGGATGGGATCATTCCCCCCACGATCAACTATGAGCATCCCGATCCCGAGTGCGATCTGGATTACGTGCCGAACGTCGCGCGCCGCAAGCCGGTGCGGGTGGCCATGTCCAACTCCTTCGGCTTCGGCGGCCACAACGCCTGTGTGATCTTCCGCCGTTACGAGGACGGCGCCTCCTGAGGTCGGATTTTCCCATGAGGCTCTGGGGAGGGATCTTCATGCGCTCCCGATTCGAGCCGATCGCATGCGTCCTGGGGAGGAAACGATCGGTTAGTGGAGGCTGTGGATGACGCGATATGCGCATATCGTGGGCTGGGGAATGGCGGTCCCTCAGCGGGTGGTGACCAACCACGAGCTGGCGCAGTTCGTGGAAACATCGGATGAGTGGATCGTCACGCGCACCGGGATCCGGGAGCGGCGGGTGGCGGGCCCTCAGGAGAGCACGGCCACGCTCTCCATTGCCGCGGCGGAGGAAGCCCTCGCTGTCGCTGGGATCCCTCCTCGCGAGGTGGATCTGATCCTGGTGGCGACAGTGACTCCCGAACACCTCTTCCCCTCCACGGCCTGTCTGGTCCAGGATGCCCTCGGGGCCTCCCGGGCCGGGGCGTTCGATCTGCTTGCGGGATGTTCCGGCTTCATTTATGGGCTTCATATGGCCGCGGCGGCGATCCGCGCGGGCACCCATGAGGTGGCCTTAGTGATCGGGGCGGAGACCCTTTCGCGCATTGTGAACTGGCGCGATCGCAACACCTGCGTTCTGTTCGGGGATGGGGCCGGCGCGGTGGTGCTGAAGGGAAGCGATGCGCCCGGCGGGGTGCTCGCCTCGCTGATCCGGGCCGATGGATCGGGAGGGGAGTTGCTGATCCTGCCGGCAGGCGGCAGCCGGTTGCCCATTTCAGAGGCAGTTGTCCGGGATGGGTGCCACTTCGTCCGGATGAACGGCCGCGAGGTCTTCCGGTTCGCCACGCGGGTGATGGAGAAAGCGACCCGGGAGGTGGTGGCCCAGGCAGGCCTGCGCCTGGAGGATGTGGATCTGATCATCCCGCATCAAGCGAACATCCGGATCATCGAAGCGGCGGCAAAGGGATTGGGGCTGCCGATGGATC contains the following coding sequences:
- the fabF gene encoding beta-ketoacyl-ACP synthase II, coding for MARVVITGMGAITPLGNDVETFWRNVVAGRSGVGPITLFDASSLKTRIAAEVRDFDPEAWFGRKEARRMDRYAQFALAAAQQALQDARLDPAHVDRERVGVILGTGIGGIGALVQGVETLMTRGPDRISPFMVPMMLADTAPGLIAIAYGFRGPNMAVVTACASGTNAIGEAMHLIRRGDADVVLAGGAEAGILPISVAAFNVMGAISTRNEEPERASRPFDRTRDGFVMGEGAGILVLERLEHARARGARIYAEVVGYGTSADAYHITAPLENGEGAALAMRRALADAGLSPRDVDYINAHGTSTPLNDKSETQAIKAVFGEAAYDVPISSTKSMIGHLLGAAGAVEAIVCIRAITDGIIPPTINYEHPDPECDLDYVPNVARRKPVRVAMSNSFGFGGHNACVIFRRYEDGAS
- a CDS encoding beta-ketoacyl-ACP synthase III → MTRYAHIVGWGMAVPQRVVTNHELAQFVETSDEWIVTRTGIRERRVAGPQESTATLSIAAAEEALAVAGIPPREVDLILVATVTPEHLFPSTACLVQDALGASRAGAFDLLAGCSGFIYGLHMAAAAIRAGTHEVALVIGAETLSRIVNWRDRNTCVLFGDGAGAVVLKGSDAPGGVLASLIRADGSGGELLILPAGGSRLPISEAVVRDGCHFVRMNGREVFRFATRVMEKATREVVAQAGLRLEDVDLIIPHQANIRIIEAAAKGLGLPMDRFFVNIDRYGNTSSASIPIALCEAVQQGRLRPGDRMVMVAFGAGLTWAAALVQWGAPLARPRPLWLERLARLTLYVPAQLHSRLMRLWRRFDAWLSRILRQEGE